A region from the Mustela erminea isolate mMusErm1 chromosome 10, mMusErm1.Pri, whole genome shotgun sequence genome encodes:
- the THAP3 gene encoding THAP domain-containing protein 3 isoform X2 produces MPKSCAARQCCNRYSSRRKQLTFHRFPFSRPELLKEWVLNIGRGNFKPKQHTVICSEHFRPECFSAFGNRKNLKQNAVPTVFAFQDAAQVIPEVGRAECGLGRRTDSALEAPPPNAGGPTEQVLPPRPQGTPVPGQQAGPAQPSDHSYALLDLDALKNKLFVTLRENEKLRKRLRAQRLAIQRLSGRLRAHRPGQLGSRAGLRPEPEMSRAARFSRPSLGARAMDPALPPLTRQGTVRRARHTPATSGDV; encoded by the exons ATGCCGAAGTCGTGCGCGGCCAGGCAGTGCTGCAACCGCTACAGCAGCCGCAGGAAGCAGCTCACCTTCCACCG gTTCCCGTTCAGCCGCCCGGAGCTGCTGAAGGAATGGGTGCTGAACATCGGCCGGGGCAACTTCAAGCCCAAGCAGCACACGGTCATCTGCTCCGAGCACTTCCGACCCGAGTGCTTCAGCGCCTTTGGAAACCGCAAAAACCTGAAGCAGAATGCCGTGCCCACGGTGTTCGCCTTTCAGGACGCCGCACAG GTCATCCCTGAGGTGGGGCGGGCAGAGTGCGGCCTGGGGAGGAGGACGGACAGTGCCCTCGAAGCGCCGCCCCCGAATGCTGGCGGTCCCACGGAGCAG GTCCTGCCGCCGAGACCGCAGGGAACCCCGGTCCCCGGGCAGCAGGCTGGCCCTGCGCAGCCGTCCGATCACAGCTATGCCCTCTTGGACTTAGACGCCCTAAAAAACAAACTCTTCGTGACTCTGAGGGAGAACGAAAAGCTCCGAAAGCGCTTGCGGGCCCAGAGGCTGGCGATCCAGAGGCTATCGGGCCGCCTGCGGGCCCATAGGCCGGGACAGCTGGGATCCCGGGCCGGGCTGCGGCCGGAGCCAGAGATGAGCCGCGCAGCCAGGTTTTCTCGTCCGAGCCTCGGGGCTCGGGCCATGGACCCCGCTCTCCCGCCACTGACACGTCAAGGGACCGTGAGGCGGGCCAGGCACACCCCCGCCACCTCGGGGGACGTGTAA
- the THAP3 gene encoding THAP domain-containing protein 3 isoform X1, with protein MPKSCAARQCCNRYSSRRKQLTFHRFPFSRPELLKEWVLNIGRGNFKPKQHTVICSEHFRPECFSAFGNRKNLKQNAVPTVFAFQDAAQLVRESTDPAGGAAYADGRKEVVIPEVGRAECGLGRRTDSALEAPPPNAGGPTEQVLPPRPQGTPVPGQQAGPAQPSDHSYALLDLDALKNKLFVTLRENEKLRKRLRAQRLAIQRLSGRLRAHRPGQLGSRAGLRPEPEMSRAARFSRPSLGARAMDPALPPLTRQGTVRRARHTPATSGDV; from the exons ATGCCGAAGTCGTGCGCGGCCAGGCAGTGCTGCAACCGCTACAGCAGCCGCAGGAAGCAGCTCACCTTCCACCG gTTCCCGTTCAGCCGCCCGGAGCTGCTGAAGGAATGGGTGCTGAACATCGGCCGGGGCAACTTCAAGCCCAAGCAGCACACGGTCATCTGCTCCGAGCACTTCCGACCCGAGTGCTTCAGCGCCTTTGGAAACCGCAAAAACCTGAAGCAGAATGCCGTGCCCACGGTGTTCGCCTTTCAGGACGCCGCACAG CTGGTGAGGGAGAGCACGGACCCGGCAGGCGGGGCTGCATATGCAGACGGTCGCAAGGAGGTG GTCATCCCTGAGGTGGGGCGGGCAGAGTGCGGCCTGGGGAGGAGGACGGACAGTGCCCTCGAAGCGCCGCCCCCGAATGCTGGCGGTCCCACGGAGCAG GTCCTGCCGCCGAGACCGCAGGGAACCCCGGTCCCCGGGCAGCAGGCTGGCCCTGCGCAGCCGTCCGATCACAGCTATGCCCTCTTGGACTTAGACGCCCTAAAAAACAAACTCTTCGTGACTCTGAGGGAGAACGAAAAGCTCCGAAAGCGCTTGCGGGCCCAGAGGCTGGCGATCCAGAGGCTATCGGGCCGCCTGCGGGCCCATAGGCCGGGACAGCTGGGATCCCGGGCCGGGCTGCGGCCGGAGCCAGAGATGAGCCGCGCAGCCAGGTTTTCTCGTCCGAGCCTCGGGGCTCGGGCCATGGACCCCGCTCTCCCGCCACTGACACGTCAAGGGACCGTGAGGCGGGCCAGGCACACCCCCGCCACCTCGGGGGACGTGTAA